One window of the Babesia microti strain RI chromosome IV, complete genome genome contains the following:
- a CDS encoding aquaporin, putative (AQP2) (overlaps_old_locusTagID:BBM_III09295): MRIRCIILNLILEALSSFLFILFITFSSNVNTTFNNISIDTLHLQSTNKYATLHLGKGKTFGKRDSSSENVLNGSINGPITSKSQPPNSMRLNILIGSLLFGLSLSMGIQVNPACSLAQWLTNPKGMQSNAVFSWLSSLFAQYFGGVLACLLCVKHLGHTFQFNPPSTSAALVSEIFGTFFLVIVLLHFKTYFDNAQKTFTIYFIETVTIAWISFAFMTASRGCLNPALASCSFYAIVYFNGFALHPIAPTATILDNAQWIKMTPYYIGPYIGSFLASIAYRSMIDVVDDTNKPLLDKTSTFKSITTVELPSADFYA; encoded by the exons ATGCGCATCCGCTGTATTATCCTCAATCTCATTCTCGAAGCACTATCCAGTTTCTTGTTCATCCTATTCATAACATTCTCTTCAAACGTAAATACTACATTCAacaatatttcaattgacACTCTACATCTCCAAAGTACAAATAAATACGCGACCTTACATTTAGGCAAAGGCAAGACGTTTGGAAAACGCGATTCTTCATCGGAAAATGTACTAAATGGCTCTATAAATGGACCAATTACCTCCAAATCGCAACCACCTAACTCAATGAGACTGAATATCCTAATTGGCAGCTTGCTATTTGGCCTATCTCTGTCAATGG GCATCCAAGTTAATCCTGCATGTTCTCTTGCCCAATGGCTAACTAATCCAAAAGGGATGCAGTCTAACGCAGTTTTTTCTTGGCTTTCCAGCTTGTTTGCCCAGTATTTTGGCGGAGTCCTAGCATGTCTCCTTTGTGTTAAACATTTAGGCCATACATTTCAGTTCAATCCGCCTAGTACATCTGCTGCACTAGTTTCTGAAATTTTTGGCACATTTTTTTTGGTGATTGTGTTATTACACTTTAAGACATATTTTGACAATGCCCAAAAAACATTcactatatattttatagaAACCGTTACTATTGCTTGGATTTCCTTTGCCTTTATGACTGCTAGCAGAGGATGTCTTAATCCAGCATTGGCAAGTTGCTCCTTCTATGCCATAGTTTACTTTAATGGATTTGCATTACATCCCATCGCTCCAACTGCCACAATACTGGATAATGCACAATGGATTAAAATGACCCCGTACTATATTGGCCCGTATATTGGATCTTTTTTGGCATCTATTGCATACCG TTCCATGATTGACGTTGTGGATGATACTAACAAGCCCCTTCTTGACAAAACATCCACTTTTAAATCTATTACAACTGTTGAATTGCCTTCTGCCGATTTTTACgcataa
- a CDS encoding protein phosphatase (overlaps_old_locusTagID:BBM_III09290), with protein MIYGFHSVKGIRKQMEDAILIFPSLRTINPNLQLEIALFGILDGHGGMDIVKFVEANLPFEIANQLSLINGSMDYTIKKACNQAWKVIDERISNELSEAKDGCTALITLVTDEYFYIANMGDSAAYLCRVINSVVHSIPLNDVHRTWVNCEKERILNMGGSIEGGRVNGVLQVTRSFGDLHLKKYGIIASVNYKKIKIDTSLDKFVILACDGFWDSVGSLDACHKTIQYLKDSERCSLEVVKDNTSTLDDVCRRLVDLALSNKSQDNVSVLIICIGKTTN; from the exons ATGATATATGGATTCCATTCTGTCAAAGGGATCCGCAAGCAGATGGAGGATGCCATTTTGATATTTCCATCTCTCAGAACTATCAATCCTAATTTGCAACTAGAAATAGC TCTATTTGGTATATTGGATGGGCATGGAGGAATGGATATAGTGAAGTTTGTCGAGgcaaatttaccatttgAAATTGCCAACCAATTATCTTTAATAAATGGATCAATGgattatacaataaagAAG GCATGTAATCAGGCGTGGAAGGTCATTGACGAAAGAATTTCTAACGAATTATCAGAGGCAAAGG ATGGATGTACCGCATTAATCACATTAGTTACAgatgaatatttttatattgcCAATATGGGAGATTCAGCCGCCTATCTTTGCCGCGTGATCAACTCAGTAGTGCATT CGATTCCATTGAATGATGTGCATAGAACTTGGGTTAATTGTGAAAAGGAGAGGATACTCAATATGGGCGGATCTATCGAGGGGGGGAGGGTTAATGGCGTGTTACAAGTTACTAGATCCTTCGGCGACCTTCATCTTAAAAAATATGGTATAATTGCCAGTGTAAActacaaaaaaatcaaaatagATACATCACtcgataaatttgtcatCCTGGCTTGCGATGGGTTTTGGGATAGCGTAGGTTCGTTGGATGCGTGCCACAAAACTATCCAATATCTCAAA GATAGCGAGAGATGCTCGCTGGAGGTTGTAAAGGACAATACCAGCACGTTAGATGATGTTTGTCGTAGGCTGGTTGACTTGGCCCTGTCTAACAAATCACAGGACAATGTAAGCGTTCTGATAATCTGCATTGGAAAGaccacaaattaa